AATCTAGCTAATTGAATTGGAGGGGGTATTATGAAGATAAAAAAGGTAATCAATATCGAGGATACAATTCTCAAACATATAGCTATAAAAAAAGAACTTGAGTCTGAAGGAATTCGACAGGTTGCCCTTGCGGATAATGCAGAAAAAGGAATAGAGGAAATCGAGCGCGCGGAAGCCGCTGGTGAACCATATGATCTGTTGATTTGTGATATGCATTATAACTTTTTTGGTAAGGATGATCCGGAGGCAGGAGAGAAGACTTTAAAGCTTCTGCAAGAAAAGGGAATAAAGATTCCAGTGATTTTCTGTTCTTCGCAGAACTGGCAGATATCTGGGTCCGTTGGAACAGTATTTTACAACGAAAGCCGTTACTGGGAGCAGGACATGCGAGAGATGATAAAGAAGGCAGAAGCATTGATTTGGAAAAAGTCATGTGAAGAGTGAAAAAATTCACAGACTGTTCCTCTCAAAGTATGTGATGCGTAATCCTCAGCACGTACTTTACATGCGCAAGAATCGTGCGCAGAAATGGAGAAAATATGACCTTATATATATCAATGAACTGCATTTCGGTCATAGCAACTGCATAAGCTTTGATTATTGGTCCTTCGCTGATTGTGATAGTAATTAAAGGAGGCGCTTTAAATGCAACACGAGAAAGAGTCATCTATTACCACGGGTACGAGGGAATTCTTTCATGTACATACCTCAAGATGTAAACATGCAAGTAGTGATACGGATGATGATTATACAGAAGCGGCTTTGAAGCTGGGAGCCTCAAAAATTGTATTTACAGATCATTGCCCATTTCCGGAGAATCCGTT
The nucleotide sequence above comes from Variimorphobacter saccharofermentans. Encoded proteins:
- a CDS encoding response regulator, with product MKIKKVINIEDTILKHIAIKKELESEGIRQVALADNAEKGIEEIERAEAAGEPYDLLICDMHYNFFGKDDPEAGEKTLKLLQEKGIKIPVIFCSSQNWQISGSVGTVFYNESRYWEQDMREMIKKAEALIWKKSCEE